From Alosa sapidissima isolate fAloSap1 chromosome 2, fAloSap1.pri, whole genome shotgun sequence, one genomic window encodes:
- the tex30 gene encoding testis-expressed protein 30 isoform X2 encodes MAECSEEKVKIPFGEKRLDAVITFTDKVSDVRTAVVLTHGAGGDMNFRHLVSLARAVAASGHICVRFTCKSLNLPYRVKAYGAVVTYLKSHGRFTLTKLFLGGRSMGARAAVSLARQLSEEGDECVWGVVCVSFPLHPPAQTHTHTHQERSQDLRALSHQPVLFISGTADNMCERLLEELVQDMQAPAAVRWIEGGGHGLAVKGRPEEAVLEEVNTHITEWIQQQLSN; translated from the exons ATGGCGGAGTGTTCAGAG GAAAAGGTCAAAATACCCTTCGGAGAGAAGCGGCTGGATGCTGTGATAACTTTCACGGATAAGGTGTCCGATGTTCGGACCGCGGTAGTTCTGACCCACGGGGCCGGCGGAGACATGAACTTCAGGCACCTGGTGTCGCTGGCGCGTGCCGTGGCGGCGTCGGGGCACATCTGCGTGCGCTTCACCTGTAAAAGCCTGAACCTGCCGTACAGAGTGAAGGCTTACGGGGCCGTGGTG ACATATTTAAAAAGCCATGGCAGATTCACACTGACAAAACTATTCCTCGGGG gccGGTCCATGGGTGCGCGTGCAGCCGTCTCTCTGGCCAGGCAGCTGAGCGAGGAGGGCgacgagtgtgtgtggggcgtggtgtgtgtgtccttccccctccacccccctgctcagacacacacacacacacaccaggagcgCAGCCAGGACCTCCGGGCACTATCCCATCAGCCCGTGCTCTTCATCTCAGGCACCGCTGACAACATGTGTGAACGG cttCTGGAAGAGTTGGTGCAGGATATGCAAGCCCCTGCAGCTGTGAGATGgattgaggggggggggcatggactCGCTGTCAAGGGGCGACCCGAGGAGGCCGTGCTAGAAGaggtcaacacacacatcacggaGTGGATACAGCAACAGCTGTCTAATTGA
- the tex30 gene encoding testis-expressed protein 30 isoform X1 has protein sequence MAECSEEKVKIPFGEKRLDAVITFTDKVSDVRTAVVLTHGAGGDMNFRHLVSLARAVAASGHICVRFTCKSLNLPYRVKAYGAVVTYLKSHGRFTLTKLFLGGRSMGARAAVSLARQLSEEGDECVWGVVCVSFPLHPPAQTHTHTHQERSQDLRALSHQPVLFISGTADNMCERKLLEELVQDMQAPAAVRWIEGGGHGLAVKGRPEEAVLEEVNTHITEWIQQQLSN, from the exons ATGGCGGAGTGTTCAGAG GAAAAGGTCAAAATACCCTTCGGAGAGAAGCGGCTGGATGCTGTGATAACTTTCACGGATAAGGTGTCCGATGTTCGGACCGCGGTAGTTCTGACCCACGGGGCCGGCGGAGACATGAACTTCAGGCACCTGGTGTCGCTGGCGCGTGCCGTGGCGGCGTCGGGGCACATCTGCGTGCGCTTCACCTGTAAAAGCCTGAACCTGCCGTACAGAGTGAAGGCTTACGGGGCCGTGGTG ACATATTTAAAAAGCCATGGCAGATTCACACTGACAAAACTATTCCTCGGGG gccGGTCCATGGGTGCGCGTGCAGCCGTCTCTCTGGCCAGGCAGCTGAGCGAGGAGGGCgacgagtgtgtgtggggcgtggtgtgtgtgtccttccccctccacccccctgctcagacacacacacacacacaccaggagcgCAGCCAGGACCTCCGGGCACTATCCCATCAGCCCGTGCTCTTCATCTCAGGCACCGCTGACAACATGTGTGAACGG aagcttCTGGAAGAGTTGGTGCAGGATATGCAAGCCCCTGCAGCTGTGAGATGgattgaggggggggggcatggactCGCTGTCAAGGGGCGACCCGAGGAGGCCGTGCTAGAAGaggtcaacacacacatcacggaGTGGATACAGCAACAGCTGTCTAATTGA